ACGATAACGATTTAAAAGACAGGGAAAAGGATGGTGAAAAAGATGAAAAAGAATAGAGTCACAGTAATGTTAATATTATTAATATTACTGATGTTACCACAATCTATGCATGCTGATAACTGGAACGGTAAAAAAGTAGGATATTATACAATTTATGAAGAAAATTCAAATAAAATATTGTTTAAAATATCATGGGATTTAACAGTAAATGACCAATATCTTTCTCAGGATAATAAAATGTACAAAATAATAAAAGTAGATAAAAAAAATGAGATGGCATATGCAAAATATATTGAAACTGTCAAATTGCCTGATGTAGATATAGATAAAGTCACACAAGCAATGGCGCAAAGAACGGGAGAAAGAAAAATTGCTATGTATTCTACACACAGCGATGAATCGTATATTCCAACAGACGGCGCAGCAAGTATATATGGGCATGGTGGAATATATCACGTTGATTCGGCATTAAGCAATGCATTGAGAGATAAAGGCATTAAAACAGATGTAGACAGAACATTATATTTGCCACATGATGCAATGGCATACAGAAGGTCAAGGGTAGGAGCAGTTAAACTTATTAAAAATATGAAGCCTGATTTATTATTGGATGTTCATAGAGATGCTGTACCATATGAAGAATATATAAGAAAAATAGCAGGTAAAAATGCAACTGGTGTCAGGATTGTTCTTGGTCGTAAAAA
This is a stretch of genomic DNA from Aceticella autotrophica. It encodes these proteins:
- the spoIIP gene encoding stage II sporulation protein P, producing the protein MKKMKKNRVTVMLILLILLMLPQSMHADNWNGKKVGYYTIYEENSNKILFKISWDLTVNDQYLSQDNKMYKIIKVDKKNEMAYAKYIETVKLPDVDIDKVTQAMAQRTGERKIAMYSTHSDESYIPTDGAASIYGHGGIYHVDSALSNALRDKGIKTDVDRTLYLPHDAMAYRRSRVGAVKLIKNMKPDLLLDVHRDAVPYEEYIRKIAGKNATGVRIVLGRKNTNLKANQDLAFRIKAIADKKYPTLIKDIFYGDGDYNQDLMPNSLLLEFGTYSHTRQRAEESGKIMADVLTKAVYGSDEKKQVGGILGTQKSTPSQNRASKSGIWILAGIVIVSVIGFMFISTGGREMMAKFSNYLGVMRQNRKK